The Sulfurimonas hydrogeniphila genome includes a window with the following:
- a CDS encoding TRAP transporter large permease: protein MAFVMFGVALALLLWGIPVAFAFGGVAMFFAFFIPSLGFDVFNILPFRIYGIMSNTTLMAVPLFIMMGLILEKSGMAEKLLISMSALFKSVRGGLGVSVVLVGALLAASTGIVSASVVMMSVIALPLMLGAGYNKSLASGTIAASGTLGQIIPPSIILIVLGDVMSVSVGDLFKGAVLPGLTLVSLYIAYILIRAFMNKEDAPALMSEEKISMFAVLSAIIPPLLLMLAVLGSIFTGIASPTESAAFGVLGGVILSAYNKTLKFAMIKYALFETMKLSGMIFMILIGATTFSLVFNELGGTDLILEFFSQDIGNVWVFIAVAMLSIFILGFFIDFIEISFIIVPILVPVMAAFGIDPIWFGVLIAMNLQASFLTPPFGLSLFFLKGAAGNSVTTMDIYKGIIPFIALQLLGLGLVVAFPDLVFAFL from the coding sequence ATGGCATTTGTAATGTTTGGTGTGGCGCTTGCACTTTTACTTTGGGGAATCCCTGTTGCCTTTGCCTTTGGCGGTGTGGCAATGTTTTTTGCCTTTTTCATTCCTTCTTTGGGATTTGATGTTTTTAATATACTGCCTTTTAGAATTTACGGCATTATGAGCAATACTACGCTTATGGCAGTGCCGCTTTTTATTATGATGGGACTGATTCTCGAAAAGTCAGGTATGGCGGAAAAGCTGCTGATTTCGATGAGTGCGCTTTTTAAAAGTGTTCGCGGCGGTTTGGGTGTAAGTGTTGTTCTGGTCGGCGCACTTTTGGCAGCTTCTACGGGAATAGTTTCGGCTTCTGTGGTAATGATGAGTGTCATTGCTTTGCCGTTGATGCTTGGAGCCGGGTACAATAAAAGCCTGGCATCGGGAACTATTGCCGCAAGCGGAACGCTTGGACAGATTATACCGCCTTCGATCATTCTTATAGTGCTGGGTGATGTGATGAGTGTCAGTGTCGGTGATTTGTTCAAAGGTGCGGTTTTGCCGGGACTGACACTTGTTTCACTCTATATAGCCTATATTCTCATTCGTGCTTTCATGAACAAAGAAGATGCTCCGGCACTGATGAGTGAAGAAAAAATCAGTATGTTTGCCGTACTCTCTGCTATAATCCCGCCGCTTTTGTTAATGCTGGCGGTTTTGGGTAGTATCTTTACCGGTATCGCCTCTCCGACAGAATCAGCGGCTTTTGGCGTACTCGGTGGCGTCATTTTATCGGCATACAATAAAACACTTAAGTTTGCGATGATAAAATATGCTCTGTTTGAGACGATGAAGCTCAGCGGTATGATTTTTATGATTTTAATCGGTGCGACAACTTTTAGTCTTGTTTTTAACGAACTCGGTGGAACTGATTTGATTTTGGAATTTTTCTCGCAAGACATAGGAAATGTCTGGGTATTTATAGCTGTGGCAATGCTGAGTATTTTTATACTCGGATTTTTTATAGATTTTATAGAAATAAGTTTCATTATTGTACCTATTTTAGTCCCTGTTATGGCTGCTTTTGGAATAGATCCCATCTGGTTTGGCGTGTTAATAGCCATGAATCTGCAGGCATCATTTTTAACACCGCCGTTTGGACTTTCGCTTTTCTTTTTAAAAGGGGCCGCCGGCAACAGTGTTACAACGATGGATATCTACAAAGGTATTATCCCTTTTATCGCTTTGCAGTTGTTAGGTCTGGGGCTTGTCGTGGCTTTTCCTGATCTGGTTTTTGCATTTTTGTAA
- a CDS encoding alpha/beta fold hydrolase, whose translation MAVKSIQYNQHTFDISYEIVNPQAKVDLIVLHGWGSNKNLMKQTFSPYMDTFRHIYIDLPGFGNSTCNDALTTADVARIVELLMIHMNASKDIVMGHSFGGKVALLLEPKLLVLVASAGIYIPKPLKVQAKIALFKALKVFGLSKFRSLFVADDAKQLSEYMYQTFKNVVNEDFSDEFSRFEEKALLFWGKEDSATPLDSGRKIQELINDSALEVYNGDHYFFMKNAEDISLKIQTAFLETMQH comes from the coding sequence ATGGCGGTAAAGTCAATACAGTATAATCAGCATACTTTTGACATTAGTTATGAAATAGTGAATCCTCAAGCAAAGGTTGATTTGATAGTCCTGCATGGCTGGGGAAGCAATAAAAATCTGATGAAACAGACATTTTCTCCCTATATGGACACTTTTCGCCACATCTATATAGATTTGCCGGGTTTTGGTAATTCTACATGTAATGATGCTTTAACAACTGCTGATGTAGCAAGAATTGTAGAATTGCTGATGATTCATATGAATGCTTCAAAAGATATTGTAATGGGGCACTCTTTTGGCGGAAAAGTTGCTTTGTTGCTGGAGCCGAAACTGCTTGTTTTGGTTGCAAGTGCCGGTATTTATATACCAAAGCCTTTGAAAGTACAGGCAAAAATAGCACTTTTTAAGGCATTGAAAGTTTTTGGTTTATCCAAATTCCGTTCGCTCTTTGTGGCAGATGATGCCAAGCAACTCAGCGAATACATGTATCAGACTTTTAAAAATGTGGTCAATGAAGATTTTAGTGATGAATTTTCAAGATTTGAAGAAAAAGCATTGCTTTTTTGGGGTAAAGAGGACAGTGCCACCCCACTTGATTCGGGAAGAAAAATCCAAGAGCTTATCAATGATTCTGCTTTGGAAGTATATAATGGCGATCATTATTTTTTTATGAAAAATGCAGAGGATATTTCTTTAAAAATTCAAACTGCGTTTTTAGAAACAATGCAACACTAA
- a CDS encoding D-alanine--D-alanine ligase, producing the protein MKLTILFGGASFEHEISIVSAITLKEKLAGFDLTFVFCDSDHTFYLIEPAKMKAVTFSKGAYKKMPLLTLAQGSFVQKSMFSKSQYNSIVLNLIHGADGEDGTIAALFDFYSVKYIGPRVDACTFSYDKRYTKYLCEATGVKYVKYEVIHKNEHCNITIPYPFIVKPASLGSSIGVSVVKDESELDYALDVAFEFDDTLIVEPFLEGVKEYNLAGYYANGMMHYSIVEEPKKEEFLDFEKKYMDFSRSEQVLQADVSEELALRLKTNFEKVYRGLFEGALIRCDFFVFNDEVLLNEINPIPGSMANYLFEDFAASLEELASSLPHSKRPKVTYDYIHSISQAKGK; encoded by the coding sequence TTGAAATTAACAATTTTATTTGGCGGTGCAAGTTTCGAGCATGAAATAAGCATTGTCAGTGCCATAACATTAAAAGAGAAATTAGCAGGTTTTGATTTGACATTTGTATTTTGTGACAGTGATCATACTTTTTATCTCATAGAACCTGCAAAAATGAAAGCAGTCACTTTTTCAAAAGGTGCCTATAAAAAGATGCCTCTGCTTACACTCGCACAGGGCTCTTTTGTACAAAAAAGCATGTTTTCAAAGAGTCAATACAACAGTATCGTGTTAAATTTAATTCACGGGGCGGATGGAGAAGACGGGACAATAGCCGCACTGTTTGATTTTTACTCTGTAAAATACATTGGTCCGCGTGTGGATGCCTGTACATTCTCTTATGACAAGCGTTATACAAAATATTTGTGTGAAGCCACAGGTGTCAAGTATGTAAAATATGAAGTTATTCATAAAAATGAACATTGCAATATAACGATACCGTATCCTTTTATAGTCAAACCTGCTTCTCTTGGCAGCTCAATCGGGGTAAGTGTAGTCAAAGATGAAAGTGAACTTGATTATGCACTCGATGTTGCTTTTGAATTTGATGACACACTCATTGTAGAGCCGTTTTTAGAGGGTGTCAAAGAGTATAATCTGGCAGGATATTACGCAAACGGCATGATGCATTACTCCATTGTCGAAGAACCGAAAAAAGAAGAATTTTTAGATTTTGAGAAAAAGTATATGGATTTTTCAAGAAGTGAACAGGTGCTTCAGGCGGATGTCAGTGAAGAGTTGGCACTGCGTCTGAAAACAAATTTTGAAAAAGTCTATCGTGGTTTGTTTGAAGGTGCTTTGATACGCTGTGACTTTTTTGTTTTCAATGATGAAGTACTGCTCAATGAAATCAACCCTATTCCGGGTTCTATGGCAAATTATCTTTTTGAAGATTTTGCAGCCTCTCTTGAAGAACTTGCCTCCTCTTTACCCCATTCAAAACGTCCAAAAGTGACTTATGATTATATTCACTCTATTTCTCAGGCCAAAGGCAAATAG
- a CDS encoding bifunctional diguanylate cyclase/phosphodiesterase, translated as MTQFLRIIVIAVLLITVFLTGSYLYVTNKVETLKNEKYFEVSKDMKNELQSLIKEKSEAILLVTLALSANQNIKNALEQKNHSSLYLDNLITTLQRYSSLKNIWIQFIAPDGRSIYRSWSDKRGDDLSFVRQDVKQAIHDPKVISTVSTGKFDMTFKAMVPIYERGKFIGIVESIAKFDSISEKMKRSGNDLLIVVDKSYKKQLSEAYSNTFVENYYIVNPFKSNRLLEIVKSSSITKYLDIPEYRVDKEHSLLITTLRLPDLNAKSMGYFIIAKDLRLIDLSDIEQAKNSILEVTLLIFLLIIVLLYYAYNVNYKRFIEEQNEILEQSVEEKTKELELQSNVLRFIAHHDHLTQLPNKVLLLDRIEEAIKHYKATGEQLSIFFLDLDSFKDVNDTYGHEVGDELLLEITKRLQKCIKNDDTLARLGGDEFAILHRNTTHFSTINLIESILIQMKKPFNIKNIEIYTTFSIGVALYPQDAKKASQLLRNAETAMYKAKDSGKNTYQFYEKKMTEMALQKIQLDADIRKALKNREFVSYFQPKIDARNGKIVGLEALIRWIHPQKGLINPNDFIPFCEETGLILEIDKYMLTHSIKQILKWQQKGLEFGKVSVNVSTKKIESGNYIEELAYTVERLQFDTALLELEILEGQIMKDPQKSIDILNKIQNLGISVSIDDFGTGYSSLSYLKKLPVNKIKIDRSFITDVPKNKDDVAIVKTIISLAKNLGLQIIAEGVETKEQLDFLVQEGCYDIQGYFFSKPLPVDECEAFIIAKNKGV; from the coding sequence ATGACGCAGTTTTTAAGAATCATTGTCATAGCTGTATTGTTAATTACAGTTTTTTTGACAGGAAGCTATCTTTATGTGACCAATAAAGTAGAGACTTTAAAAAATGAAAAGTATTTTGAAGTCAGTAAAGATATGAAAAATGAACTGCAGAGTCTGATTAAAGAAAAATCTGAGGCGATTTTGCTGGTGACTTTGGCACTTTCTGCAAATCAGAATATAAAAAATGCGTTAGAACAGAAAAATCACAGCAGTCTTTATCTTGATAATTTAATTACAACTCTGCAACGCTACTCCTCTTTAAAAAATATCTGGATACAGTTTATCGCACCCGACGGGAGAAGCATTTACAGAAGCTGGAGTGACAAAAGAGGAGATGATCTCTCTTTTGTGCGACAGGATGTAAAGCAGGCTATTCATGATCCTAAAGTTATCTCCACCGTCAGTACCGGAAAATTTGATATGACTTTTAAAGCAATGGTGCCGATCTATGAAAGAGGCAAGTTCATAGGTATTGTTGAGAGCATCGCAAAATTTGACTCCATAAGTGAAAAAATGAAACGCAGTGGCAATGATCTGCTGATAGTTGTTGACAAAAGTTATAAAAAGCAGTTGAGTGAAGCCTATTCAAATACTTTTGTTGAAAATTATTATATAGTCAATCCCTTTAAGAGCAACAGGCTGCTTGAAATAGTCAAAAGTTCGTCAATTACAAAATACCTTGATATTCCTGAATATAGAGTAGACAAAGAGCATTCTCTTTTGATTACAACCTTGCGGTTGCCGGATTTGAATGCAAAATCCATGGGCTATTTTATCATTGCAAAAGATTTGAGACTGATTGATCTTTCAGATATTGAACAGGCTAAAAACAGTATTTTGGAAGTAACACTGCTCATTTTTTTATTGATCATTGTGCTCTTGTATTATGCTTATAATGTAAATTACAAACGCTTTATAGAAGAACAAAATGAGATACTCGAACAAAGTGTAGAGGAAAAAACCAAAGAGCTGGAACTGCAGTCAAATGTTTTGCGATTTATTGCGCATCATGACCATTTGACACAACTGCCAAACAAAGTGTTACTTTTAGACAGAATTGAAGAGGCTATAAAACACTACAAAGCAACCGGCGAACAGTTGAGTATATTTTTCTTAGACTTAGACAGCTTTAAAGATGTCAATGACACCTACGGACATGAAGTAGGCGATGAATTGCTGTTAGAAATTACCAAAAGGCTGCAAAAGTGTATAAAGAATGATGATACTCTGGCACGGCTTGGTGGAGATGAGTTTGCCATATTGCACAGAAATACAACACATTTCAGTACAATAAATCTGATTGAATCTATTTTGATTCAGATGAAAAAACCGTTTAATATAAAAAATATAGAAATATATACTACATTCAGTATTGGTGTAGCCCTGTATCCTCAAGATGCCAAAAAAGCGAGCCAGCTTTTACGCAATGCCGAAACTGCCATGTATAAAGCAAAAGACAGCGGTAAGAACACCTATCAGTTTTATGAGAAAAAAATGACAGAGATGGCACTGCAGAAAATTCAACTCGATGCAGATATACGCAAAGCCTTGAAAAACAGAGAATTTGTAAGTTATTTTCAACCGAAAATAGATGCAAGAAACGGAAAAATTGTAGGATTAGAAGCATTGATTCGTTGGATACACCCGCAAAAAGGTTTGATTAATCCAAATGATTTTATCCCGTTTTGTGAAGAAACAGGCTTAATTCTCGAAATTGACAAATACATGCTGACGCACTCAATAAAACAGATACTGAAATGGCAGCAAAAGGGTCTTGAATTTGGAAAGGTTTCTGTAAATGTGTCTACTAAAAAGATAGAAAGCGGTAATTATATTGAAGAGCTTGCTTATACTGTTGAGCGTTTGCAGTTTGATACAGCTCTTTTGGAACTTGAAATTCTTGAAGGTCAGATTATGAAAGATCCTCAAAAATCTATAGATATTTTAAATAAAATACAAAACTTGGGTATTTCCGTTTCTATAGATGATTTTGGCACAGGATATTCATCATTGTCCTATCTGAAAAAACTGCCGGTAAACAAAATCAAGATAGACCGTAGTTTTATTACAGATGTTCCAAAAAACAAAGATGATGTTGCAATTGTCAAAACAATTATATCTTTGGCAAAAAATTTAGGCTTGCAAATAATAGCTGAAGGTGTTGAAACTAAAGAACAACTGGACTTTTTAGTACAAGAGGGATGTTATGACATTCAAGGGTATTTTTTCTCCAAGCCGTTACCTGTAGATGAATGTGAAGCATTTATAATTGCAAAAAACAAAGGAGTATAG
- a CDS encoding SAM-dependent methyltransferase: MTNLDLYAKAEHLLGIEEATEALYDLYRSELDDYSVKTLLDVGCGRGGFMQRMSSDGVTCKGIDLSAVMVAECKEQGFDAECIDIKEVDGKFDAIVSIFDVLNFMDRESLLSFLESVADKLSDEGVFIADINTLYGFSDVAEGTMSSENEEEFLNVDAIFQNNELHTKFTLFEKKEDGSYTKQQDTIVQYFHKIQIFQKLSKLKLVEKQTFSLYDTQDKTLLIFKKRTE; the protein is encoded by the coding sequence ATGACTAATCTTGATCTTTATGCCAAGGCAGAACATCTTTTAGGTATAGAAGAGGCTACAGAGGCACTCTATGATTTATACCGCTCGGAACTGGATGACTATAGTGTAAAAACACTGCTGGATGTCGGATGCGGTCGTGGCGGATTTATGCAGCGAATGAGTAGCGACGGTGTTACATGTAAAGGCATTGATTTGAGTGCTGTAATGGTTGCTGAGTGTAAAGAGCAGGGATTTGACGCCGAGTGCATTGATATAAAAGAGGTTGATGGCAAATTTGATGCCATTGTAAGTATTTTTGATGTTTTAAATTTTATGGACAGAGAGAGTCTTCTTTCTTTTTTGGAATCGGTTGCGGACAAACTCAGTGATGAGGGTGTTTTTATCGCTGATATCAATACGCTTTATGGTTTCAGTGATGTGGCAGAAGGAACGATGAGCAGTGAAAATGAAGAAGAATTTTTAAATGTCGATGCCATATTTCAAAACAATGAACTGCATACAAAATTCACACTTTTTGAAAAAAAAGAAGATGGAAGTTATACAAAACAGCAAGATACAATTGTGCAGTATTTTCATAAAATACAGATATTTCAAAAACTTTCAAAACTCAAACTTGTGGAAAAACAGACTTTTTCTCTTTATGATACACAAGACAAAACACTGCTTATCTTTAAAAAAAGAACAGAGTAG
- the ruvA gene encoding Holliday junction branch migration protein RuvA, translated as MIVGLHGKIEYKEPKYVHVNVQGIVYEVFISLHTFSALPKENVSLFATHIIREDAQLLFGFMDMAEKKMFSRLIKINGVGPKVAMAICSTYTPSQFAAIINNKDVNGVKKVPGIGPKSAGRILVELNGFDAEILGDNATPQASQAFNEASEALEALGFKKDKIAKALSACEGDDTASLVKGALKQLQTI; from the coding sequence ATGATAGTAGGCTTACACGGAAAAATTGAATATAAAGAACCAAAATATGTACATGTAAACGTACAGGGAATTGTATATGAGGTTTTTATCTCTTTACACACATTTTCTGCTTTGCCAAAAGAAAATGTTTCTTTGTTTGCAACACACATCATTCGCGAAGATGCACAGCTGCTTTTTGGTTTTATGGATATGGCAGAGAAAAAAATGTTTTCCCGTTTGATCAAAATCAACGGCGTCGGTCCCAAGGTTGCTATGGCAATCTGTTCTACCTATACACCTTCCCAGTTTGCTGCAATTATAAATAACAAAGACGTGAACGGTGTCAAAAAAGTACCCGGAATAGGGCCTAAAAGTGCCGGGCGAATTTTAGTGGAACTTAACGGTTTTGATGCTGAAATACTCGGTGACAATGCAACACCGCAGGCCTCACAGGCATTTAACGAAGCCAGTGAAGCACTGGAAGCTTTAGGCTTTAAAAAAGATAAAATAGCAAAGGCATTGAGCGCATGTGAGGGAGACGATACCGCTTCACTTGTAAAAGGTGCCCTTAAACAACTCCAAACAATTTAA
- the hisG gene encoding ATP phosphoribosyltransferase, with the protein MLTVALPKGRIAKETLEIFETIFGDSFKFDDRKLILETSKFRFLLVRNQDVATYVYHQAADIGVVGLDTLEEQGLDVVRLLDLRRGICKVAIGMRRGEKFDLTKPELKVASKMVNITKRYFEERAVSVEIIKLYGSIELAPLIGLADMIVDIVETGTTMKQNGLEVVQDIMTSSTYLIANKNSYIAKKDEVLDIYEKINEVIKAEND; encoded by the coding sequence ATGCTAACAGTTGCACTGCCAAAAGGTCGTATAGCCAAAGAAACTTTGGAAATTTTTGAAACTATTTTTGGTGACAGTTTTAAATTTGATGACAGAAAACTAATTCTTGAGACGTCGAAATTTCGTTTTTTACTTGTGCGTAATCAAGATGTGGCAACCTATGTATACCATCAGGCAGCTGATATTGGGGTTGTCGGGCTTGATACCCTGGAAGAACAGGGACTTGATGTTGTCCGTCTGCTCGATTTGCGTCGTGGCATTTGTAAAGTGGCAATAGGCATGAGAAGGGGTGAAAAGTTTGATTTGACAAAACCAGAGCTTAAAGTAGCCTCCAAAATGGTCAACATTACAAAGCGTTACTTTGAAGAACGGGCTGTGAGTGTAGAAATTATAAAGCTTTACGGTTCTATAGAACTTGCCCCGTTAATCGGTCTTGCAGATATGATAGTAGATATTGTTGAAACGGGAACGACTATGAAACAAAACGGCTTGGAAGTTGTGCAGGACATTATGACAAGTTCGACCTATTTAATAGCAAACAAGAACAGTTATATTGCCAAAAAAGATGAAGTTTTGGATATTTACGAAAAAATTAATGAAGTTATAAAAGCAGAAAATGACTAA
- a CDS encoding type III pantothenate kinase, translating to MENPIMLLCDIGNTSYHFYDENRDYKEHVKSFDPSCIKEKVYYICVNKALHVNLQSLPNWIDLSEYIDKKKYYQTMGIDRIFAVESVSDGIIIDAGSAVTVDVVKNGQFMGGFIYPGIKAMQKTYENISPALAYSFNFECDLDIMPKNSQDAISYGYLKTLYSEVMSNNLPVILTGGDALEFKKIFRDAKVDEKLIFNSMKKIILQNEDRQC from the coding sequence ATGGAAAATCCAATAATGCTTTTGTGTGATATAGGCAATACTTCCTATCATTTTTATGATGAAAACAGAGACTATAAAGAACATGTAAAGAGTTTTGACCCCTCCTGTATAAAAGAAAAAGTCTATTATATTTGTGTGAACAAGGCTCTGCATGTAAACTTGCAGTCTTTGCCAAACTGGATAGATTTATCTGAATATATTGATAAAAAAAAATATTATCAGACTATGGGAATTGACAGAATTTTTGCCGTAGAGTCTGTTTCCGACGGTATTATTATTGATGCGGGGAGTGCTGTGACTGTTGATGTTGTAAAAAACGGACAATTCATGGGCGGTTTTATTTACCCGGGAATTAAAGCAATGCAAAAAACCTATGAGAATATTTCTCCTGCGCTGGCATATTCATTTAACTTTGAGTGTGACTTGGATATAATGCCAAAAAATTCACAAGATGCCATAAGTTACGGATATTTAAAAACACTCTATAGTGAAGTAATGTCCAATAACCTGCCGGTCATCTTGACAGGTGGCGATGCCTTGGAATTTAAAAAGATATTTAGAGATGCAAAAGTCGATGAAAAACTGATTTTCAACTCTATGAAAAAGATTATATTACAGAATGAGGATAGACAATGCTAA
- a CDS encoding HIT family protein produces the protein MEDILYAPWRDEYVTQEKIKGCVFCHISTHPQEDASLHVLYRNEHCFMVMNKYPYTPGHFMIIPHMHTDKLEELPSEVWLNMSKLAQQSVKLLKEGLGANGVNIGMNLGKAAGAGIAEHIHMHLVPRWERDTNFITAVAHTRVYSTDFERIYKKIKSFIPKYIDIK, from the coding sequence ATGGAAGATATTTTATATGCTCCCTGGAGGGATGAATATGTTACACAGGAAAAAATAAAAGGGTGTGTTTTTTGCCATATCAGTACACACCCGCAAGAGGATGCGTCTTTACATGTACTCTACAGAAATGAACACTGTTTTATGGTGATGAACAAATATCCTTATACTCCGGGGCATTTTATGATTATCCCCCATATGCATACGGACAAACTTGAAGAGCTGCCGAGTGAAGTTTGGCTGAACATGTCCAAACTCGCACAGCAGAGTGTCAAACTGCTCAAAGAAGGATTAGGTGCAAACGGCGTAAATATCGGTATGAATTTGGGCAAGGCTGCGGGTGCAGGAATAGCCGAGCATATTCATATGCATCTTGTTCCAAGATGGGAGCGAGATACGAACTTTATCACTGCTGTTGCTCATACAAGAGTCTACTCAACAGATTTTGAAAGGATTTACAAAAAAATCAAAAGTTTCATTCCAAAGTATATAGATATTAAATAA
- a CDS encoding Mur ligase family protein, giving the protein MQEYETLLAFVTNVLFVTLLGWYLITNLQWYDYKIERVIFRHHKPHWHILYFIIPFIAYYTTGKFFIIFFIFAFVPSIIIWYKKLDKKLVFTWRVKRFLILLVSLTLFQDVLCTLKEGCATYGVFMPLALAYIGSYIIEKFLFKVYMKEAKKKLQSMKDLEIVCITGSYGKTSIKNFTAKILSYKFNVYATPRSVNTLGGIVADINNNLPEDTQIYVCEAGARERGDIYEITTFLEPQRVVVGRVGEAHIEYFKSLKNIIATKLEIIKSPRLEQAFIHTSVTDEPHEKVTFFGDEIKNVQATLEGTDFELESDGRTLQLHTDILGAFQTMNIAVAVRIAKSFGMSDEEIVEAVKNLEPVEHRLQLIKAGGKIILDDGYNGNIDGMLEGIRLCSLHEGRKVIVTPGLVESTDELNLQLIEAINKVFDIVIVTGSLNADLFDRHLHVKNKIILKDKASMVDILASQTKSGDIILFANDAPNFI; this is encoded by the coding sequence ATGCAAGAGTATGAAACACTGCTGGCCTTTGTAACCAATGTTCTTTTTGTCACACTTTTAGGCTGGTACCTTATTACAAACCTGCAGTGGTATGATTATAAAATTGAGAGAGTGATTTTCAGACATCATAAACCGCATTGGCATATTTTGTATTTTATTATTCCTTTTATCGCCTATTACACAACAGGGAAGTTTTTCATTATATTTTTTATATTTGCTTTTGTCCCGAGTATTATTATCTGGTATAAAAAGCTTGATAAAAAGCTGGTTTTTACATGGCGTGTCAAAAGATTTTTGATTCTTTTGGTTTCGCTGACATTGTTTCAGGATGTACTGTGTACGCTTAAAGAGGGCTGTGCAACATACGGTGTTTTTATGCCTTTGGCACTTGCCTATATCGGCAGTTATATAATAGAGAAGTTTCTTTTCAAAGTCTACATGAAAGAGGCGAAGAAAAAACTGCAATCTATGAAAGATTTGGAAATTGTCTGCATTACCGGCAGTTACGGCAAGACAAGCATTAAAAACTTTACAGCCAAAATTCTCTCGTATAAATTTAATGTCTATGCAACACCGAGAAGTGTAAACACTTTAGGCGGAATTGTTGCGGATATAAACAATAATCTCCCTGAAGATACACAGATATATGTATGTGAAGCAGGCGCAAGAGAGCGCGGAGATATTTATGAAATTACGACTTTTCTGGAACCGCAGAGAGTTGTGGTCGGGCGTGTGGGTGAGGCACATATAGAGTATTTTAAATCTTTGAAAAATATTATCGCTACAAAACTCGAAATTATTAAATCACCAAGGTTGGAGCAGGCATTTATTCATACCTCTGTGACAGATGAACCGCATGAAAAGGTAACTTTTTTCGGTGATGAGATAAAAAACGTACAGGCAACGCTCGAAGGTACTGATTTTGAACTTGAATCAGATGGGAGAACTTTACAACTGCATACAGATATTCTGGGTGCTTTTCAGACGATGAATATTGCCGTAGCGGTAAGAATAGCAAAAAGTTTTGGAATGAGTGATGAAGAGATAGTTGAGGCTGTCAAAAACCTCGAACCGGTTGAGCATAGACTCCAACTCATAAAAGCCGGTGGAAAAATCATTCTTGATGACGGATATAACGGAAATATTGACGGTATGCTTGAGGGTATACGTTTGTGTTCACTGCATGAGGGCAGAAAAGTCATCGTTACACCGGGACTTGTTGAAAGTACGGATGAATTGAATCTGCAGCTGATTGAAGCAATCAACAAAGTCTTTGACATAGTGATTGTTACCGGCTCCTTAAATGCAGATCTTTTTGACAGGCATTTACATGTAAAGAACAAAATAATACTCAAAGACAAAGCATCAATGGTTGACATTTTGGCCAGTCAGACAAAATCAGGCGATATCATACTCTTTGCCAATGATGCACCGAATTTTATATAG
- a CDS encoding TRAP transporter small permease subunit — protein MLNAVDKFMKYISYLTAVILALLVVLVVFDATSRYLFSHGSTALQELEWHFFDVVILLSIAFALRHNTHVRVDIFYEKFSPKTQALINIVSALFFVLPLSILIIYIGIGFVEMSFVQHEASSDPGGLQYRWIVKSLMPFAFVLLVLQALKELVSDIEKWKSL, from the coding sequence ATGTTAAATGCTGTCGATAAATTTATGAAGTATATATCTTATTTGACTGCAGTGATTCTGGCATTACTGGTTGTTTTGGTTGTATTTGATGCAACAAGCCGCTATCTTTTTTCTCACGGTTCTACGGCACTGCAGGAGTTGGAGTGGCATTTTTTTGATGTGGTTATTTTACTCAGTATTGCCTTTGCTCTGCGTCATAATACCCATGTCCGTGTTGATATTTTTTATGAAAAATTTTCGCCAAAGACACAGGCCCTCATTAATATTGTCTCGGCTCTCTTTTTTGTACTCCCTCTTTCAATTTTGATTATTTATATAGGAATAGGATTTGTGGAGATGAGCTTTGTGCAGCATGAAGCCTCTTCAGATCCGGGCGGTTTGCAATACCGTTGGATTGTCAAATCTTTGATGCCGTTTGCTTTTGTTCTTTTGGTGTTGCAGGCACTCAAAGAGCTTGTAAGCGACATTGAAAAATGGAAATCACTCTAA